The following is a genomic window from Thioclava electrotropha.
CACCTGATCGGCCCCTTCGAGGTCGAAAGCGCGCTGATCGAGCACCCGGCGGTGGCCGAGGCCGCCGTGATCGGCCTGCCCGACGAGACCGCAGGCGAGGTCGTGAAGGCCTATGTCGCGCTCAATCCGGGGTTCGAGCCCTCCGAGGACCTCGAACGCGACATCCGGGGCCTCGCGCGCAAAAAGCTCGGCGCGGCGGTCGCCCCGCGCGAGGTGGTGTTCCGCAAAACCCTGCCAAAGACCCGTTCGGGCAAGATCATGCGCCGTCTGCTGAAGGCGCGCGAGCTGGGCCTGCCGGAAGGCGATATTTCGACGCTGGAGAGTGACGAGACATGACTGCCGATAAACCGCATCTGACCCATGACTACATCCGCGAATTGCTCACGGCGATGATCCGTGTGCGCCATTTCGAGGATAAATGCGCCGAGCTCTACACGCAGGAGAAAATCCGCGGCTTCCTCCATCTCTACGATGGCGAGGAGGCGGTGGCCTCTGGCGTGATCCCGCGGCTTGGCCCCGAGGATCGCGTTGTGGCGACCTATCGCGAGCACGGCCATGCGTTGGTGCGCGGCGTGCCGATGGAGCGCGTGATGGCCGAGATGTATGGCAAGGCCACCGGTGCCTCGGGCGGGCGGGGCGGCTCGATGCATATCTTCGACGCTGAGCGAAATTTCTACGGCGGCAACGCGATCGTGGGGGGCGGGCTGCCGCTGGCCGTGGGGCTCGCGCTGCGCGACCGGATGATGGGTGCGCCCAATGTCACCGCCTGCTTCTTCGGCGAAGGCGCGGTAGCCGAGGGCGAGTTCCACGAGTCGATGAACCTCGCGCAGCTCTGGTCGCTGCCGGTGCTCTTCGTCTGCGAGAATAACGGCTACGCGATGGGCTCGGCCCTGGCGCGCACCGAGGCTGTGACCGACATCCGGCGCAAGGCGGCCGCCTATGGCACGGTGACGGAACAGGTGGACGGGATGGACGTGGTCGCGGTCGAAGCCGCCACCCGCCGCGCGCTCGCCGCGATCCGCGAGACCGGCAAGCCCTATTTCCTTGAATGCCTGACCTATCGGTTCCGGGCGCATTCGATGTTCGACGCCCAGCTCTATCGCGACAAGGACGAGGTGGCCGCGTGGCGCGAGAAAGGGCCGATCGTGCGGTTCCAGTCATGGCTCTACAAGAGCGGGCTTATGCATCCCGAGGAGGTCGCGCAGATCGAGGCGGACGTCGAAGACGAGATCGCCGCCGCCGTGGCCTATGCCGAGGCGAGCGAGTGGGAGCCGCTCGAGACGCTCACCCGTCATGTCATGGCCGAGGATCGCCCCGCGCCGCCCGCGCCGCCAGAGCCAAGCACCGAGACCGTCGAGATGACCTATCGCGAGGCGGTCAAGCAGGGCATTCGCGACGCGATGAGCCGTGACGAGCGGGTCTTCCTGATGGGCGAGGATGTGGGCGCATACGGTGGCTGCTACGCGGTCTCGAAAGGGTTGATGGACGAGTTTGGCGAAGATCGCATACGCGACACGCCGCTGTCGGAGTCCGGCTTCACCGGGGCTGGAATTGGCGCTGCGGCGGCGGGGATGCGACCCATCGTCGAGGTGATGACGGTGAATTTCTCGCTGCTCGCGCTCGACCAGATCATGAACACCGCCGCCACGATCCGGCATATGTCGGGCGGGCAGTTCGGCGCGCCCGTAGTGATCCGCCTCGCGACCGGCGCGGGCAAGCAGCTGGCGGCGCAGCATTCCCATTCGCTCGAAGGGTGGTACGCGCATATTCCTGGGCTGCGGGTCTTGGCGCCTGCCACGCTGGAGGACGCGCGCGGGATGCTCTGGACCGCTATTGAGGATCCCGATCCGGTGCTGATCTTCGAGAACGTCATGCTCTACAACATGACGGGCCAGATCGCGGCGAATGCCGGGCCGGTCGATATCGACAGGGCCGCGATCCGGCGCGCGGGCAAGGATATCAGCCTGATCACCTATGGCGGATCGCTGTGGAAGACGCTGGAGGCGGCCGAGGTGCTGGCAGGCGAGGGGATCGAGGCGGAAGTGATCGACCTGCGGTCCCTGCGGCCGCTCGATGACGAGACGATCATGGCCTCGCTCGCGCGCACGCGCCGCGCGGTGATCGTGGATGAGGGCTGGCGGTCGGGCTCGCTTTCGGCCGAGATCGCGGCCCGGATCGGCGAGAAATCCTTCTGGCATCTCGATGCGCCGGTGGGGCGGGTTGGCTCGGCCGAGGTGCCGATCCCCTATCCCAAACATCTCGAGGACGCCGCCATTCCGCAGGTGCCCGCCATTGCCGCCGCCGTGAAGGCGGCGCTCGGGAAAGGGTGACGCGATGGCCGTTTTCAAGATGCCCTCGCTCGGCGCGGATATGGAGGCGGGCAAGCTGGTCGAATGGCTGGTGAAGCCCGGCGATACGGTCAAGCACGGCGATATCGTCGCGGTGGTCGAGACCCAGAAGGGCGCGATCGAGATCGAGGTTTTCGAGGACGGCGTGGTCGAAAAGCTGATGGCAGAGCTTGGGCAAGACTTGCCCGTCGGCGCGCCGCTCGCCATTATTCAGGCACCGGGGGAGGCTGCGGAGGCCCCAACGCAGACCGCGCCGCCAGTTGCGCCGCAGGCCCCCGCCGAACCTGCCGCGCCTGCGGCGGAAGCAGCGCCGCCAACCGCTCCGCCCGCAGCAACCCCATCAGGGATCGCCGCATCACCTGCCGCCAAGGCGCGCGCGGCGGAATTGGGGATCGCGCTGGAGAGCCTCACCGGCAGCGGGCCGGGAGGCGCAATCGTCCTCGCCGATGTCGAGGCGACGAAACCCGCCGCGGCAACGTCCCCGGCGCAAGATCGCGGTGCCTATCTCGCCGAGATGCGCAAGGCGATCGCCGCCGCGATGGCCCGGTCGAAACGCGAGATCCCGCATTACTACGTCACCCACACGATCGACCTCAGCGCCGCGAGCGATTGGCTGAGCGCCGCCAATGCGGACCGCCCACCCGAAGAGCGCATCCTGATGGGCGCGCTCCTGATGAAGGCGATGGCGCTGGCCGCGCGTGAGGAAAAGGCGGTGAACGGGCATTTCGGGGAAGACGGGTTCACGCCCTCCGCGGCGATCCATCTCGGGCTGGCCATTGCGCTCAGGGGCGGTGGGCTTGTCGCGCCTGCTATCCTCGATGCCGACAAGAAGAGCCTGCAGGATTTGATGGAGGCGATGCGCGACCTCACGATGCGCGCGCGTGCCGGGCGGCTCAAAAGCTCGGAGATGAGCATGGCGACGCTGACCTTCTCGGCGCTCGGCGAAAGCGGGGTCGAGGCGATGGCCGGTATCATCGTGCCGCCGCAGGTCGCCATCGTGACGGCCGGTGCGCCCGGCCTGCAAGCGTTGGTGCGCGAAGGCAAGGTGATCGCCGCGCAGGCCGTCACGCTGACCCTCGCCGCCGATCACCGCGTGAGCGATGGGCGGCTGGGCTCGAAATTCCTGGCCGCGATCGACGCGAAGCTGCAAACCCCGGAGGAGCTATGACCGAAGACGAAATCCGCAGCGCCTATATCGAGGAACTCGTGCGCGTCGCCCCCGATCTCGATCCCGCCGAAATCGCGGGATCGGACCATCTTCAGGACGATCTCGAGCTCGACTCGATGGATATCCTGAACCTGGTGATCGCGCTCAACCAGCGCTTCGGCGTCGCGATTGCAGAGGCGGATTATCCCCAGATCGCCACACCGGATCTTGCTGCGGCGTTTCTAGCCAAGCGGGTTTGAAGGATCGGCTTAGGCGGTCAGTTGCGGCATCCGATGTCTGATGGCGGTCGAACCGGGCTGATGCTGATGGGGAGCACCGCCGCACGTATCGCTCTAAGTCGGGGCACAAATCGGGGGGCTTCGCTTCTCGCCCGGAGGCCAGCCACTCCAAACTGACCCTGCCGGACCACCCGCTGAGCATTCAACTCAGAGGGGATTTCGGCACGCCGTGAGTCAATTCGCTGTTACCGCGGAAAAAACTGAGGAAATCCGCAATGCGCGGAGTCGCATTCCTTTGTTAACAGTGGGTTATTCGCAACAATTGTCTATTAGCAAAAATGTTATTTTCGGGAGGGCCCCGGCTGTATCACGAGCCTCTTGCGCCCTTGACGAGTTAGAGATGGAGATCGTTATGATCGAAACGCGTATCGAAGTAGAGTGCTTGGAAGACGGGGCCATCCGGGTACGCAGAGGTGCGTGGTCGGACCGTGTGCCGCGTGCGCGGATCGACCACTGGGCAGACCACTATGAGCTGATGCATCTCAATAATGGCAATGCCGGCTATCTCGAACTCGCGCATGCCCTGCGGGAGGCCAAGGCGAAACTCCTGTCTTGATTGAACTGGACAGGCTGTCGCGGCTGCCTTCGTCCTGACCCGTTCTCCAGACGTCTATCGCCCGTAGGCAGAGTTTTCCGGCTTTGCTCAGGGTGACGGGCTGCGACGCAAGCGATACGCTTGTTTGTCGAGAATGGAGACAAACATGAGAATCGCGCTCGTCCAGCCGCTGCCGCTTCCCTCTGACCCGGCGCAGATTTTTGCGCATATCGAGACCTGGGTGAGCGGCCTGTCGTCGCTCGGAGCCGATCTCGTCGTGCTGCCCGAGCTGATCTTGCCCGGCTACAACCGGCCCGAGGATCATCGCGCGCAGGCGCAGCCGCTCGGGGGAGAGTGGTGCGCCACGATGGGCGATATCGCGCGCAAATACGAATGCGCGATCTGCTATGGCTGGGCCGAACGGCTGGGCGATGACGTGTTCAACGCGGCGTCTGTGCTAGAAAAGACAGGCGCGCGGGTCGGGCACTATCGCAAGATCCAGCTTTTTGGCGAGATGGAGCGCGCGAGCTTCGCCTTCGGGACGGAAACGCCGCCCGTCTTCGAGTTGAATGGCGTCCGGACCGGCCTGCTGATCTGCTACGACATCGAGTTCCCGGAACACGCACGGACCTTGGCGAGAGCGAAGGCGGAGTTGATCCTCGTGCCGACGGCGAACCCGGTTGGCTACGATCACGTCCCCGATCTGCTCGTGCGGGCGCGCGCGAATGAGAACGCGGCCGTCGTGGTCTATGCGAATTACGCCGGTCCTGATCGCGATATCGACTTCGGTGGCAAGTCCATCATCGCGGGCCCAGACGGGCAGGCGGTGGCGCAGGCAGGAAGCGGGCCGACGACGTTGATTGCCGAGCTGCCGAAATCCGCGGAATATCCAAGCGAGGTCATCTCGGTTCAGCTCGATGATCTGCGCAGCGTCGAATAGCCGAGGGGCTTCGCGGCTCCGCAGCATTTGAAATTCTGCCTTCCGAGCATAGCTCCGGATTAGGCGCGGCTTAGGGCGGGGCGACAGTCCAACCTAGGTTGGGGCAGATATTTCGGAGGGCACATGGAAATCAACGCGGAATTCTCGGAGCGCGTGCTCGTTCATTCCGACACGCTCGACTGGCACGGCTCGCCGTCGGCGGGTGTCGAGCGGCGGATGCTCGACCGGATCGGCGACGAGGTGGCGCGGGCGACGAGCATCGTGCGCTTCGCCCCGGGGCACAGTTTCTCGGCGCACACGCATGGCGGCGGCGAGGAATATCTCGTGCTCGAAGGCGTGTTCCAGGACGAGAGCGGCGATTATCCGGCGGGGACTTATGTGCGCAATCCGCCGCAGACCCGGCACCGGCCGGGATCGGAAGGTGGCTGCACGATCTTCGTGAAGCTCTGGCAGTTCGACCCGGACGACCGCAACCAGTTTCACAAGGATATGCGGGCCGATCTGACCCAGACCGGCGAGGGCGTGGAGTGCGCTGAACTTCATCGCGACGCGCGGGAGATCGTCCGCTATTTCCGGCTCGCGCCGGATGCGACCCTGTCGCTAGATGATCCGGGCGGGATGGAGTTGCTCGTGCTAGGCGGAACGCTGTCCGAAGGCGGCGATGACCTGCGCGAGGGATCGTGGCTGCGCTTGCCTGACGGGCAGCCGCTGCAGGTTCAGGCCGGGTCGGGCGGCGCCGAGTTCTGGATCAAGACGGGGCATCTGCGCTTTGTTGCCGCGCCGGATCAGTGACGGGAAACGATCTCTCACAATGACGAGGCTTCCATGAAAACGCAGGTCGCGATCGTGGGCGGCGGGCTCGCGGGCTTGGCGCTCGCGCGGCATCTGCACGCGCGCGGTGTCTCTTTCGAATTGTTCGAGGCGCGGCCGCGCTTTGGCGGTCGGATCAAGGCGCTTGAGACCGCAACGGGCAGGGTCGATCTCGGCCCGTCATGGTTCTGGCCCGGCCAGCCCCGGATCGCCGCGCTCACCGAGGCGCTGAACCTGCGCAAGTTCGAGCAGTTCGCGCGCGGCGCGGTGTCGCTGGAAGATGCGAGCGGCGACGTTCACCGCAATATGGGCTTTGCCAGCATGGCGGGGTCGTGGCGTCTCGAAGGCGGCATGGTCGCGCTGACGAATGCGCTTGCCGCTGAGCTTCCCCCCGCGCAGCTTCATCCCGGGGCGCGCGTCGTCGGGATCGGGGCAGGGCCCTCGGTCACACTCGAGGACGGCCAGGCCTGCGAGGCCGAGAATGTCGTGCTTGCCGTGCCGCCGCGCGTCGCAGAGCAGATGACCTTTGAACCGGAGCTGAGCGATGCGCAGAGGCAGGTGCTCCGCGCGATCCCTACTTGGATGGCGGGGCACGCGAAATTCGTAGCCCTCTACGAGCGACCGTTCTGGCGCGAAGCCGGGCTGTCGGGCGATGCGATGAGTCAGCGCGGGCCTCTGGCGGAAATCCACGATGCGTCCGGGCCGGACGGCACGCCCGCCGCTCTGTTCGGCTTTCTGGGCGTGCCGGCGCGGGCACGGATCGGGCAGGAGGAGGTGGTCAAAGCTGCGGCCCTCGAGCAGCTTGGCCGGATATTTGGGCCCGAGGCGGCCAACCCGCTGACCTATGCGCTCGAAGACTGGGCCGTCGCGCCCGAAACGGCGACGGAGGCCGATCTCGAACCGCTCAGGTTCCACCCCGATTACGGCCTGCCGTCGGTGCTGCGCGGGCTCCGTGAGGGCCGTGTGCATTTCGCGTCTTCGGAAACCGCGCCCGAGATGGGCGGCTACATGGAAGGCGCGCTGGCGGCGGCGGAGCGCGTGGTGCGTGACCTCGTGGGAGGGTTCGGGGCGACCCCATAGCCCGACGCGCCCAGCCCCCCTGTCACAACACGATTGACCCGCCCCGGATTGACCATATTCTTGAGTCTCGGGTGAATCTTGGTTCGCCTCGGCAATCGGATCTGAGGGAGGAGAGACGATATGTGCCATGTTTTTGCGGGTCAGGACCCGGAGCGCTATTCCAGCGAGACGCGCAGGCTGCGGCTCAACGGCCAGAGCACGAGCATCCGGCTCGAGAACGCATTCTGGGACATTCTCGACGAGATCGCCGCGCGCGATGGGGTGTCCACGCCGACCTTTATCTCGACGCTGCATGCGGAAGTGCTGGAGCTGCGCGGGGAGCCGTCGAACTTCACGTCGCTGCTGCGCTGTGCGTGCCTGAAATTCATGGAAATCTCGACCGATCGTGCCCCGCTCGCGGTCGCCGCAGAGTAAGCGCAAGCCTGACGTCAAACATTCTTCAGGGGTAGTATAGACCTACTACCCGCCCCACCGCGGCCCGCTGCTAGGCTCTCAGGACAACTGACAGCACTACAGCGGGAGCAACCGGTGGCAAAATCCATTCATTCCATGATCCGTGTCCTCGACGAGGACCGCTCGGTCGCGTTTTACGACAAGGCTTTCGGCCTCAAGGTCGCCGACCGTCTCGACTTTCCGGATTTCACGCTCGTCTATCTGAGCAATCCCGAAAGCGAGTTCGAACTGGAACTCACCGTCAACAAGGGCCGGACCGAGCCCTATGACCTCGGCGATGGCTATGGCCATTTCGCGGTCTCGGTCGATGATCTCGAAGCCGAACACAAGCGCTTCGAGGCGGAGGGCCTCGCGCCTCGCAAACTCGTGGAATTCGCGCCGGCAGGGGAGGTCGTCGCGAAGTTCTTTTTCGTGGCCGATCCGGACGGATACCAGATCGAGGTGCTCGCGCGCGAAGGCCGCTTCAAGTGAGATTTTCCTAAGGGAGACATCAGGGAGGAGACGACAATGGCAACCAAGGCAAGCTCGAAAGGGCTGACCAGACGGCAGCTGCTGGCGCGGGCAACCGTGGCGGGGGCGAGCTTCGTCGTGGGTTCGGGGTTCATGGCGGCGCGCAATGCCGCCTGGGCCACCGAGCTCTCGGCGCTCAAGCCCACCACTTTCGCGACGCTCGTGCAGATGGCGCGCGATATCTATCCGCACGACAAGATCGACGACCAGTATTATGTCATCGCGGTGAAGGGCTACGACACTGCCGATACAGCTGACGAAATCGAAGCGGGGATTGCCGCGCTCGATGCGGCGGCACGCGGCAAAGGCTTCGCGAATTACCTCGAGACGGGCTGGGAGAAGGATCGCGTCGCGATCCTGCGGGGCATGGAGGAGAGCCCCTTCTTCCAGAAGATCCGGGGTGGTCTGGTGACCGGCCTCTACAACCAGAAAGCGGTCTGGCCGATCTTCGGCTACGAGGGCGAGTCCTATTCCAAGGGCGGCTACATCAACCGCGGTTTTGACGACATCGACTGGCTGTGAGGGAGGCAGACATGGTTGCGAAATTTGATCTGAGCGACGACAGCGTCGTCGTCATCATCGGTACTGGCGCGGGCGGCGGCGTGCTGGCAAACGAACTGGCGCAAAAGGGCGTCAAGGTCGTGGCGCTCGAAGCGGGCGGTCGCTATCTGCCCGAGGATTACATCAACGACGAATGGGAAAGCTTCGGCCAGCTCGCCTGGACCGAGCCACGCACGACGAGCGGCGACTGGCGCGTAGCGAAGGACTTCTCGGGTCTGCCCGCGTGGATCGTGAAAGCGGTCGGCGGCACCTCGATCCACTGGGCCGGGGCGAGCCTTCGCTTTCAGGACCACGAGTTCAAGACGAAGACCCATTACGGCAATGTCGACGGGGCGAACCTGCTCGACTGGCCGATCGATCCGGCCGAGCTTGCGCCCTATTACGACAAGGCCGAGGCCAAGCTGGGCGTGACCCGCACCGGCGACCGTCCGGGCCTGCCGGGCAACAACAACTTCAAGGTTCTGGAGAAAGGCGCGAAGTCGCTTGGCTACGAGGAAGTGAATACCGGTCATATGGCGATCAACTCGATCGACTATGACGACCGGATGTCGTGCCAGCAGACGGGCTTCTGTTTCCAGGGCTGCAAATGGGGCGCCAAGTGGTCGTCGGCCTACACGGACATCCCGCGCGGCGAGGCGACGGGCAATCTGGAGGTGCGCGATCATTGCCACGTCGCCCGCATCCTGCATAACGATCAGGGCATGGCCTCCGGCGTCGAGTATTTCGACAAGGACGGCAATCTGCAGATGCAGAAGGCCAAGATCGTCTGCGTCGCGGGCAACTCGATCGAGAGCCCGCGCGTGCTCCTGAATTCGCATTCGGCGATGTTCCCCGACGGGCTTGCGAACTCCTCGGGGCAGGTGGGGCGCAACTACATGCGTCACACCACGGGCTCGGTCTATGGCGTGTTCGACAAGCCGGTGAAGATGTGGCGTGGCACGACGATGGCGGGCATCGTCCGCGACGAGGCGCGCCACGATCCCTCGCGCGGGTTCGTGGGCGGGTATGAGCTGGAGACGCTCAGCCTCGGTCTGCCCTTCATGGCGGCCTTCCTCGATCCGGGCGGCTGGGGGCGCGAGTTCACCTCGGCGCTCGACAGCTACGAGAACATGGCCGGGATGTGGATCGTCGGCGAGGACATGCCGCAGGAGACCAACCGCATCACGCTCAACCACAAGGTCGAGGACGCCTACGGGCTGCCGGTGGCCAACGTGAACTACACCGATCACCCGAACGACCGGGCGATGCGCGATCACGCTTATGCTCGCGGGAAGGCGATCTACGAGGCGGTGGGCGCGACCCGGACGCTGCCGACGCCGCCCTATCCGTCGACGCATAACCTCGGCACCAACCGGATGTCCGAGAACCCGCGCGACGGGGTGGTGAACAAGCACGGCCAGACCCATGATGTGCCGAACCTGTTCATCTCGGACGGCTCGCAATTCACGACCGGCGCTGCGGAGAACCCGACGCTGACCATCGTCGCGCTCGCGATCCGGCAGGCGGATTTCATCGCCGGGGAATTGTCCAAGGGTAACATCTGATCCCGAGAGGGTCAGCTAAGGCAAAAGAAGACCGGGCTGCCGAAGGGTGGCCCGGTTCTTTTTGCGGAACCTTTGCCCGTCTGCGCGCTTGCGCACAGGACATGCGGGACCTTCGCTAGTTCAAATTTCCACGGGAAGCCCCACACTATCACCAACGATATTTGGAGGCTCCCATGACCTTTCGACCTGTCTCGGCCACCAGCCAAGCGCAACCCGCGCTCGAAGGCGCTGGCGTGCACCTGCACCGTGTCTTCGGCTTCGGCGACCCGTCGCTGACCGATCCGTTCCTGATGATGGACGACTTCCGCAACGACGATCCGCGGCTCTATTCCAAGGGCTTCCCGTGGCACCCGCATCGGGGCATCGAGACGATTACCTATGTGCTCGACGGCCAGGTGGAGCACGCGGATTCGCTCGGCAATCGCGGTCTTCTCGGCGCGGGCAGTGTGCAATGGATGACGGCCGGCTCCGGCATCGTCCATCAGGAGATGCCCTCGGGCAATGCCAAGGGGCAGATGCACGGGTTTCAGCTTTGGGCGAACCTGCCCGGCGCGCTCAAGATGACGGCGCCGCGCTATCAAGACATTACCGGCAGCGACATTCCGATCGAGGGCGACGAGGACGGTACCACCGTCAAGGTCATCATCGGTTCGTTCTGGGGCAAGACCGGCCCGGTCGACGGGATCGCCGCCAATCCGATGCTGCTCGACGTGTCGATCCCCGCGGGGCGCCGCAAGGTGCTGCCGGTCGATACGCGCTCGAACGCGCTCGCCTATGTGTTTGCAGGTTCCGGCACCTTCCGCGACGCCAGCGATCCGGTCGGCATCAAGGTCGAGAAGGAATATCGCGGTCAGGAGCTGAATATCCGCGACATGACCGGCAACCGCACGCTGGTCCGCTTCGGCGCGGGCGATGAGATCACGGTGCAGGCCGGGGACGAAGGTCTCCGCTTCCTGCTGATGACCGGTCGCCCGATCCAGGAGCCCGTCGCATGGCACGGCCCCATCGTCATGAACACGCAAGACGAACTGCGTCAGGCGCTGACTGAACTCAACAACGGCACGTTCATCAAACACGGCTGAGGGCGCCGTTGCCCCTCAGTCCCTTCCCAACACAGGAGTTAGAAATGGCACAACCGAAGATCGCAATCGTCTTTTATTCCACCTATGGCACGAACCACGCTGTCGCGCTGGCGGCAGCGGAAGCCGCCGAGGCAGCCGGGGCCGAGGTGCGCCTGCGCCGCATTCCCGAGACGGCCCCGAAAGCCGTCGTCGAGGGGCAGGACGCCTGGAAGAACCAGCTCGAGAAGATGAGCGATATTCCGGAAGTGACCGCCGACGACATGGAGTGGGCCGAGGGCTATTTCTTCTCCGGGCCGACCCGCTACGGCGTCTCCGCGAGCCAGATGCGCGCCTTCATCGACACGCTGGGCGGTCTCTGGGGCGCGGGCAAGCTCGCCAACAAGACCTTCACCGCGACGACCAGCGCGCAGAACGCGCATGGCGGGCAGGAGGCGACCATCCTCGGCCTCTACACCACGGCCATGCATTGGGGCTGCGTCATCGTTCCGCCGGGCTATACCGACGAGGCGATCTTCAATGCGGGCGGCAACCCCTACGGCTTCTCGACCAATGCCGGGGGCGTCGACGAGGCTGGCAAGGCCGCGATCGCCCATCAGGCGAAACGCCTCGTCGAGATGACGGCGAAACTCGTCGCCTGATCTGACTTAACGTCCATTAAGCGCCCCCACCTCTCTCGGCGGGGGCGTGCTTGTCTCCCGATCGCAAAGTGTCCAAACCTTTCAATTCCCCGTGCGTCCGCCGATCAGCGTGGTATTTCGACTGAATGGATATCGTCGTCATCACCACGATTGTCGCGTCGCTTTTCCTCGTCATCGGGGTGGCGGAGCCATTGGCAGCGCGCCTCCGCCTTCCGTTCAGCGTGATCCTTGCGGGCATCGGTATTCTCATCGGTGTGGCGGCTGTGTTTTTCCTCCGGACCGAGCTGACCGACGCGCTCAATCCGGTGGCGGAAGCGATCCTGAACCTTCCGATCCGCTCGAACGTGTTTCTCTACGTGTTCCTGCCCACGCTGCTGTTTCAGGCGACGTTGGGGATGGACCTGCGCAGGATGCTGGACGACTGGGTTCCCATCCTGATGCTTGCGGTGGTGGCGGTCGTCGCGGCCACCCTCAGCGTCGGTTACGCGCTGTCCTGGGTCAGTTCGATCCCGCTCACCGCGTGCCTGCTCATCGGCGCGATCGTGTCCACGACCGATCCGTCCGCCGTCGTCTCGATCTTCCGCTCGATCTCTGCCCCGCGCCGGCTGTCGCGGATCATCGAAGGGGAAAGCCTGCTCAACGATGCCGCGGCCATCGCGCTGTTCGGGCTTTTCATGGGCTTCGTCATGATGGGCGTGCCCGATCCGAAGCTGGGCGACGCGCTCGCCCGGTTTCCGTATCTCATCCTCGGCGGCGCGTTCACGGGCTGGCTGGTCGCGCGTATCGCCGTCGGGATGATGTCGTTCTTCCGGCGCCATGAGCTCGCCCAGCTCTCGATCTCGGTGGCACTGCCTTACCTGGCCTATATCGGCGCGGAGCAAAGCATCGGCGCTTCGGGCGTCATCGCGGTGGTCGCCGCCGGTCTGACGCTGAACCTGACCGGGCCCGGACGTCTGCAACCGCAGACATGGATCAATCTGCGCGAGCTCTGGGGCGTCCTGGCGCATTGGGCGGGAGCCCTCATCTTCGTTCTGGCAGCACTGTTGATCCCGCGACTTCTGGAGGAAATCCGGATCGGGGATATCGCCCTCGTCGGTGTCGTGGTCGTTGCGTCCATTTTCGCGCGCGCGGTGATCCTGTTCGGGCTTCTGCCACTTCTCACGGCGCTGCGGGTCTCACCCACGGTCGAGCGGCCCTATCGGGTCGCCATCCTCTGGGGCGGATTGCGTGGGGCGGTGACGCTCGCGCTGGCGCTGGCCGTGACCGAGAGTTTCCGCGTCCCCGACGAGGTTCAGCGCATGGTCGGCATCCTCGCCACCGGCTTTACGCTATTCACACTGATCGGGCAGGGCACCACGCTGCGCTGGATCATCGGTCGGCTGGGGCTCGACCGGCTGTCGCCGATCGACGATGCGCTGTCGCGTCAGGTGGTCGCCGTCTCGCTGCAGAAAGTGCGCGAAGACCTCGCGCGGACCACCGAGAATTATGAACTCAGCCGAGACGTCGTCCGCTCCGAAGCCAAGCGGTTCGGGGAGCGGCTGGAGGGCGCGGTCAAGGCCGCCGACGACAGTCAGGACATCCACGACCGCGACCGCATCACCCTGGGGCTTATCGCGCTCGCCGGCCATGAACGCGACACCATCCTGATGCGGGTGCGGGAGCGGACGATCGCCTCTCGCATCGCCGAACAGGTTCTGTCGAATGCCGACCGTCTGATCGAGGGCGCACGCGCGGACGGGCGGCACGGCTATAACCGGATCGCGCGGCGCAGCGTCAAATATGGCTTCGGCTTCCGCGTCGCGAATATCCTGCATCGCCGCCTCCACCTGTCGCGCCCCCTCGCGCGGATGACGGCGGACCGGTTCGAGATGCTCCTGTCGCAGCGGCTGGTACT
Proteins encoded in this region:
- a CDS encoding cation:proton antiporter gives rise to the protein MDIVVITTIVASLFLVIGVAEPLAARLRLPFSVILAGIGILIGVAAVFFLRTELTDALNPVAEAILNLPIRSNVFLYVFLPTLLFQATLGMDLRRMLDDWVPILMLAVVAVVAATLSVGYALSWVSSIPLTACLLIGAIVSTTDPSAVVSIFRSISAPRRLSRIIEGESLLNDAAAIALFGLFMGFVMMGVPDPKLGDALARFPYLILGGAFTGWLVARIAVGMMSFFRRHELAQLSISVALPYLAYIGAEQSIGASGVIAVVAAGLTLNLTGPGRLQPQTWINLRELWGVLAHWAGALIFVLAALLIPRLLEEIRIGDIALVGVVVVASIFARAVILFGLLPLLTALRVSPTVERPYRVAILWGGLRGAVTLALALAVTESFRVPDEVQRMVGILATGFTLFTLIGQGTTLRWIIGRLGLDRLSPIDDALSRQVVAVSLQKVREDLARTTENYELSRDVVRSEAKRFGERLEGAVKAADDSQDIHDRDRITLGLIALAGHERDTILMRVRERTIASRIAEQVLSNADRLIEGARADGRHGYNRIARRSVKYGFGFRVANILHRRLHLSRPLARMTADRFEMLLSQRLVLRDLGGFISGRIRRIHGKRVSDLLSDLLSRRIEIVETALQGLRLQYPGYAEELERRIIRRTALRLEEREYETMREDGLIGDEVYTKLRAALAQKRSRAEDRPKLDIALRRIELVRQFPLFSGLDARDQKRLSRLLKARHANAGEVILGRDSVAKSVFFIASGAVEVEAANQTWRLGRGEMFGQLSILMRRTRRTEVRAITPSTLLELDEARFRRLLSRSKSLQQAVRASAEKRGIAPDALLADVERARQ